A stretch of Tripterygium wilfordii isolate XIE 37 chromosome 11, ASM1340144v1, whole genome shotgun sequence DNA encodes these proteins:
- the LOC120009102 gene encoding pathogenesis-related thaumatin-like protein 3.5, translating into MAFNSRLCLLLLLLLPGTVINASVFTLQNQCSYTIWPGTLSGNGLNALGDGGFVLPPGSQLQFPAPPGWSGRFWGRTGCNFDASGTGKCITGDCDGFLKCNGGGTPPVSLAEFTLATSQNEKDFYDVSLVDGYNVGVGVKALGGFGDCQYAGCVADLNGNCPEELKVMDSGTVVACKSACAAFNTPEFCCTGDHASPQTCLPTQYSVMFKNACPTAYSYAYDDATSTCTCSGSDYLITFCPTGSG; encoded by the exons ATGGCGTTTAATTCCAGGCTttgtcttctcctcctcctcctcttacCAG GTACTGTGATCAATGCGAGCGTGTTCACTCTCCAGAACCAATGCAGTTACACGATCTGGCCCGGAACACTCTCCGGCAACGGTCTCAACGCTCTCGGGGACGGCGGTTTTGTACTACCACCCGGTTCACAGCTCCAATTCCCTGCCCCACCAGGATGGTCAGGTCGGTTCTGGGGCCGAACAGGTTGCAACTTCGATGCCTCTGGTACTGGCAAGTGCATCACCGGAGACTGCGACGGATTTCTAAAGTGCAACGGCGGCGGTACTCCACCAGTCAGTCTCGCTGAATTCACTCTTGCGACGAGCCAAAACGAGAAGGATTTTTACGACGTTAGCCTCGTCGACGGCTACAATGTGGGGGTCGGGGTTAAGGCACTGGGCGGGTTCGGTGATTGCCAATACGCGGGTTGTGTGGCGGATCTAAATGGGAACTGCCCAGAAGAGTTGAAGGTTATGGATTCGGGTACGGTAGTTGCGTGCAAGAGCGCGTGTGCGGCGTTTAACACACCGGAGTTTTGTTGCACAGGCGATCACGCAAGTCCTCAGACTTGCTTGCCGACTCAATACTCGGTGATGTTCAAGAATGCATGTCCAACAGCATATAGTTATGCTTACGATGATGCTACGAGTACTTGCACTTGTTCCGGGTCGGATTACTTGATCACGTTTTGCCCAACTGGATCAGGGTAG